In a single window of the Phycisphaerales bacterium AB-hyl4 genome:
- a CDS encoding MotA/TolQ/ExbB proton channel family protein gives MHCTECHHSLADTHASRCSACGRPFSADDPTTYLPTERTMHWLHVPVGLTIIVALVVGLVLLAGDARPFLNPIAMLWVIGVLLGGLWLSFGPRAILNAMAVAITLPREIDRDSCVAHLLVFARAYQLAWAGGLIGLLWGLITIFANLDDPSIIGPGLSVTMSPVLYGALLAELVFAPIQQAIASRSGQSALHFSTLVVPHRSMQGLALAVVFAILATCLMFMLAHLG, from the coding sequence ATGCATTGCACCGAATGCCATCACTCGCTCGCCGACACGCATGCGTCCCGCTGTTCGGCGTGCGGTCGCCCGTTCAGTGCAGACGATCCGACAACCTACCTCCCCACTGAACGCACGATGCACTGGCTGCATGTGCCGGTGGGCCTGACGATCATCGTCGCACTGGTTGTCGGTCTCGTCCTGCTTGCCGGCGACGCCCGGCCGTTCCTCAACCCGATCGCCATGCTCTGGGTCATCGGCGTACTCCTCGGCGGTCTGTGGCTATCGTTCGGTCCGCGTGCCATCCTCAATGCAATGGCGGTTGCTATTACGCTTCCACGCGAAATCGACCGCGATAGCTGTGTCGCCCACCTGCTGGTTTTCGCCCGCGCCTACCAACTGGCCTGGGCCGGTGGGTTGATCGGGCTGCTATGGGGCCTCATTACGATATTCGCCAACCTGGATGATCCGAGCATCATCGGCCCGGGGCTGTCCGTCACGATGTCGCCCGTCCTCTATGGTGCGCTGCTGGCTGAGTTGGTCTTCGCCCCGATCCAGCAGGCCATCGCCAGTCGCAGCGGCCAGAGTGCATTGCACTTCTCGACGCTGGTCGTCCCACACCGATCAATGCAAGGGCTGGCACTGGCGGTCGTATTCGCTATTCTCGCGACGTGTCTGATGTTCATGCTGGCGCATCTCGGATGA
- a CDS encoding M56 family metallopeptidase: MENLVPLALDLALKSSLILGLAWLITLLMRRGSAAGRHLVWTLAVASVLALPVLAYLLPGLAILPAAPTLTWVESSPTSEPAADREVDAPAVTSAGPSYVDPPAGAITPHDAVREPGPLTSGGGAEAGAASIEGPAPLPEAPATVAPANDAETTAPSWSSVLWHWLPWVWLGGMSFALLPLLLGWLSLLHLRRTARPITVDPWQTLLHDLSQHLGLKRKVVLLKSPCRTMPMTWGAWPGAPANVLVPEDADDWSADRQRAVLLHELAHVKRWDCLTQILSQLACAIYWFNPLIWLAAHRMLIEREQACDDMVLLHETDSADYAQHLLDIATGPQAGLFAAHAGIAMARRSKLDGRLVAILDQHRNRRAMSRLGVALTITLVGAVAVPVACVQVVEQEAADEERHETDYLEYEHAGETEKRFVVIGPAGSGERGTRTGSFELTGPDYRLLDALAAARGVPSGVRFIHIYRQASDGGQPRVIRVPYDTLLDGHARYNIAIQPGDVIRIMLPDAVPERAAMIERADQLVTALETGNFEQAREHFDDRMREQLSPQELEAMWLQLDQVGGEYEGRGEPYHRRENGYDAIYVPLRWERNAVDLKVVIDDEGHIAGLWTRAPDATVALPTSANARSTPEPTDGQATRGTPQAFVLGQVSKQGAYTIAEEGIEVGELLARAGLDEYQLDQPGYIDWYRNDTVTRVPLPRIAVNDPPIRSVLAGDVVRVTLGEAAEAEAPSHEDSGVRWVYIVGDVQRPGAYVLPDDGELTLLQLVASTGNLIEEDGGMSIEVLRRQPDGKGVRLLPRTKLSELIDGETQTPELQTYDVIIVRAAEQGNATEAETADDPAEPDQEAPDAGDAATERVDLLRELVVSRQRQFERVQQQMEAGRASPDDVEQARQALIEAQLQLAAAEDDDGQLEAAAGAEPARQVVYITGPVGRPGAYVLPEDGMTLLQLIASADNVQWTGVPAVIEIVRQQPDGSERRLPRIRVKDLIEGEAENPRLQAGDVVIVRQDPEALRQRERDNLRQQRQGIEHLGEGAEPVQRLDRLIEELEAREANADTRDQFNVRRKQITQLLDALEMYRDKHEGRFPDGLADVEPYLDEPVDLDRYYYRRLPDWAVNGAPPATMTLEGIPPSRLVGPRVLAEKGTYEPFERILIGHASTSSTPARVRELSHTKSVTVDEEGIHVHAENQDAEKDGDNAGVREHMSLQFRIVPTRETLLEMAEAMGADDGEQVIDVDEAIELARQVLVEAGAEALRRHDVPFAWFPLREGLDLGGWEVITTEHEGRTYLLVANREPLVMQPVVDGERQWRLMEVLVTEDQQGRPAIGVALDDAGGEQMRALTGPNVGNNMAIVLDGEVLTAPTLQAMIAGRSQITGNFSDEEVNRIVEQLEAAITQEEVASP; this comes from the coding sequence ATGGAAAACCTTGTGCCGCTTGCCCTCGACCTTGCCCTCAAGAGCAGCCTCATCCTGGGGCTGGCGTGGCTGATCACGTTGCTGATGCGCCGCGGCTCGGCGGCGGGCCGACACCTCGTCTGGACGCTGGCGGTGGCGAGCGTGCTGGCCCTGCCGGTCCTGGCCTATCTGCTGCCGGGGCTGGCGATCCTGCCGGCCGCGCCGACGCTCACGTGGGTCGAATCGTCGCCAACGTCTGAGCCCGCTGCGGACCGGGAGGTTGACGCACCGGCTGTGACGTCGGCGGGCCCCTCATACGTCGATCCCCCAGCCGGCGCGATCACGCCGCACGATGCCGTGCGTGAGCCGGGCCCGCTCACTTCCGGGGGTGGGGCCGAGGCCGGCGCGGCGAGCATCGAAGGGCCGGCCCCGTTGCCCGAGGCTCCTGCCACGGTCGCACCCGCGAACGATGCCGAAACAACCGCCCCCTCGTGGTCGAGCGTGCTGTGGCACTGGCTGCCGTGGGTCTGGCTGGGCGGGATGAGTTTCGCGCTGCTGCCGCTGCTGCTCGGCTGGCTGAGCCTGCTGCACCTGCGCCGCACCGCCCGGCCGATCACGGTCGACCCATGGCAGACGCTGCTGCATGACCTGTCGCAACACCTTGGCCTGAAGCGGAAGGTGGTGCTGCTCAAGAGCCCGTGCCGGACGATGCCGATGACCTGGGGCGCCTGGCCGGGCGCGCCGGCGAACGTGCTGGTCCCCGAAGACGCCGACGACTGGTCGGCCGATCGCCAGCGGGCGGTGCTGCTGCACGAACTGGCTCACGTGAAGCGGTGGGACTGCCTGACGCAGATCCTCAGCCAACTGGCGTGCGCGATCTACTGGTTCAATCCCCTCATCTGGCTCGCGGCGCATCGCATGCTCATCGAGCGGGAGCAGGCCTGCGACGACATGGTGCTGCTGCACGAGACCGACTCGGCCGACTACGCCCAGCACCTGCTGGACATCGCGACGGGTCCGCAGGCAGGCCTGTTCGCCGCCCACGCCGGCATCGCCATGGCCCGCCGCAGCAAGCTCGACGGCCGCCTCGTCGCCATCCTCGACCAGCACCGCAACCGCCGGGCGATGAGCCGACTGGGCGTGGCGCTGACGATCACGCTGGTCGGGGCGGTGGCGGTGCCGGTGGCGTGCGTGCAGGTGGTCGAGCAGGAAGCGGCGGACGAAGAGCGACACGAAACCGATTATCTTGAATACGAACATGCGGGCGAGACCGAAAAGCGATTCGTCGTCATCGGCCCCGCCGGCAGTGGAGAGCGTGGGACGCGGACCGGCTCATTTGAACTGACTGGGCCGGACTACCGTCTGCTCGATGCGTTGGCGGCCGCACGTGGCGTACCGTCCGGTGTTCGCTTCATCCACATCTATCGCCAGGCCAGTGACGGCGGGCAACCTCGCGTGATCCGCGTGCCGTACGATACATTGCTTGACGGTCACGCACGCTACAACATTGCGATTCAACCCGGCGATGTCATTCGCATCATGCTTCCCGACGCCGTTCCCGAACGTGCCGCGATGATCGAGCGGGCCGACCAACTCGTCACCGCCTTGGAAACGGGCAACTTTGAACAGGCTCGCGAGCACTTCGACGACCGCATGCGAGAACAGCTTTCGCCGCAGGAACTGGAGGCGATGTGGCTACAACTTGACCAGGTGGGTGGGGAATACGAGGGGCGGGGTGAGCCGTACCATCGGCGGGAGAACGGCTACGACGCCATTTATGTGCCGTTGCGGTGGGAACGCAATGCGGTCGACCTGAAGGTCGTCATTGATGACGAGGGACACATCGCGGGCCTGTGGACGCGGGCACCGGATGCCACGGTAGCCTTGCCCACCAGTGCCAATGCTCGCTCAACGCCTGAGCCCACTGATGGACAAGCCACCAGGGGCACCCCGCAAGCATTTGTTCTCGGCCAAGTGTCGAAGCAAGGCGCTTACACCATCGCGGAGGAGGGCATTGAGGTCGGTGAACTGCTCGCAAGAGCTGGGCTGGATGAATATCAGTTGGACCAGCCTGGCTATATCGACTGGTATCGAAATGACACTGTCACACGAGTGCCTTTGCCGCGAATCGCCGTGAACGATCCGCCGATTCGTTCCGTGCTTGCCGGGGATGTAGTCCGCGTGACACTGGGAGAGGCGGCGGAGGCGGAGGCCCCTTCCCATGAGGATAGCGGTGTTCGTTGGGTTTACATCGTGGGTGATGTTCAGCGACCGGGGGCCTATGTGCTGCCCGATGATGGCGAACTGACCTTGCTGCAACTGGTGGCGTCGACCGGCAACCTGATAGAAGAGGATGGGGGCATGTCGATCGAAGTGCTGCGTCGGCAGCCAGACGGTAAAGGTGTAAGGCTCCTGCCACGAACGAAATTATCCGAGCTCATAGATGGAGAAACGCAGACCCCTGAACTGCAAACCTATGACGTGATCATCGTGCGGGCCGCTGAGCAGGGGAATGCGACGGAAGCGGAGACGGCCGATGATCCGGCCGAGCCTGACCAAGAGGCCCCGGATGCGGGCGACGCGGCAACGGAGCGTGTGGACCTGCTGCGGGAACTGGTGGTATCACGCCAGCGGCAGTTCGAGCGTGTTCAGCAGCAGATGGAGGCGGGCCGGGCGTCGCCGGACGACGTGGAGCAGGCGCGGCAGGCGTTGATCGAGGCACAGTTGCAACTGGCTGCTGCCGAGGATGATGATGGGCAACTCGAAGCAGCGGCTGGTGCGGAGCCTGCGAGGCAGGTCGTCTACATCACCGGACCGGTCGGCAGGCCCGGTGCCTATGTGCTGCCGGAGGACGGCATGACGCTGCTACAACTGATCGCCTCGGCGGACAACGTCCAGTGGACGGGGGTGCCTGCCGTTATCGAGATCGTGCGTCAGCAGCCCGATGGCAGTGAACGCCGGCTGCCGCGTATCCGCGTGAAAGACCTTATCGAAGGAGAGGCGGAGAATCCCCGACTGCAGGCAGGCGATGTGGTGATCGTCCGACAAGATCCGGAAGCACTACGGCAACGCGAACGCGACAACCTCCGTCAGCAGCGACAGGGGATTGAGCATCTGGGCGAGGGTGCGGAGCCGGTGCAACGTCTGGACCGCCTGATTGAGGAACTAGAAGCGCGCGAAGCAAATGCTGATACGCGGGATCAGTTCAACGTCCGTCGGAAGCAGATAACGCAACTGCTTGATGCGTTGGAAATGTATCGGGACAAGCACGAGGGGCGGTTTCCGGATGGACTGGCAGACGTTGAGCCGTACCTTGACGAGCCAGTGGATCTGGACCGCTATTACTATCGCCGGCTGCCGGATTGGGCGGTGAATGGAGCGCCTCCGGCGACTATGACTCTTGAGGGAATCCCGCCTTCCCGTCTCGTCGGCCCGCGTGTTCTGGCCGAGAAGGGGACGTATGAACCTTTCGAACGAATACTCATTGGCCATGCAAGCACCAGTTCCACGCCCGCTCGTGTACGGGAGTTGTCGCACACTAAGTCGGTGACGGTTGATGAGGAGGGCATTCATGTTCACGCGGAAAACCAGGATGCGGAGAAAGATGGTGACAATGCTGGCGTCAGGGAGCACATGTCATTGCAGTTCCGCATCGTGCCGACGCGGGAGACGTTGCTGGAGATGGCCGAGGCAATGGGGGCTGATGATGGGGAGCAGGTGATCGACGTTGACGAAGCGATCGAGTTGGCCCGACAGGTGTTGGTCGAGGCCGGGGCTGAGGCGTTGCGCCGGCATGACGTGCCCTTTGCCTGGTTCCCGCTGCGTGAAGGGCTGGACCTTGGAGGCTGGGAGGTAATCACCACCGAGCACGAGGGGCGGACGTACCTGCTGGTAGCCAACCGCGAGCCGCTGGTCATGCAGCCGGTGGTCGATGGCGAACGCCAGTGGCGGCTGATGGAGGTGTTGGTGACAGAGGATCAGCAGGGCCGACCAGCGATCGGCGTGGCGCTGGACGACGCCGGCGGCGAACAGATGCGGGCACTCACCGGCCCCAACGTCGGCAACAACATGGCCATCGTGCTCGACGGCGAGGTGCTGACCGCTCCAACCTTGCAGGCCATGATCGCGGGCCGGAGCCAGATCACCGGTAACTTCAGCGACGAGGAAGTCAACCGGATCGTCGAACAGCTAGAGGCAGCAATCACTCAGGAAGAAGTTGCTTCGCCATAA
- a CDS encoding BlaI/MecI/CopY family transcriptional regulator: MSRDQHQHLSRRERQIMDVIYARGEANVNEIQPGLPDPPTHTAVRTLLKILGDKGLVTREKCGREYVYRPKTRRSRVGQSALQNVIQTFFDGSLEKAVGAHLATHKAKLSTDELDRLQAMIDEARRKKA; this comes from the coding sequence ATGAGCCGGGATCAGCACCAGCACCTCAGTCGCCGTGAACGGCAGATCATGGACGTGATCTACGCCCGCGGCGAAGCGAATGTCAACGAGATTCAGCCGGGGCTGCCCGACCCGCCGACGCACACGGCCGTCCGCACGCTGCTGAAGATCCTGGGCGACAAGGGGCTGGTGACGCGCGAGAAGTGTGGCCGGGAGTACGTCTATCGGCCGAAGACCCGACGAAGTCGCGTCGGCCAGAGCGCATTGCAGAACGTGATCCAGACGTTCTTCGACGGCTCGCTGGAGAAGGCGGTGGGCGCTCACCTCGCGACGCACAAGGCCAAGCTGTCCACCGACGAACTGGATCGTCTGCAAGCCATGATCGACGAAGCCCGGCGGAAGAAAGCCTGA
- a CDS encoding M56 family metallopeptidase, with the protein MQHLLPLLLDVAIKSTVILLLAAIVTALMRRHSAAARHTVWTAAIAAVLGLPVLAYLLPGLAVLPTLPTTVEVEPHTTDTAPTPFADAPAAGDDGSILADAPPPAGDGRSVPAPAGPAVSPTDGAQAIDDAPAESAPMTLAEAEPASPTWRVMLAWLPWVWLGGASFALLPIVFGALGLMRLKRTSQPITASSWQHLLRELQAKLNLQRPVVLRRSRQPIMPMTWGCLPGVPATVLVPVDSEDWSPQRRRAVLLHELAHVKRYDCLTQLLTQVACAVYWFNPLMWYAAHRMLIERERACDDLVLTHETKASEYAQHLLDIATGPQAGLFTAHAGIAMARRSKLDGRLVAILDQHRNRRAMSRLGVALTITLIGAVAVPVAMLQADVESAESSEPLAEADEPPYRATFIDDVHVELVGVAQNFRPDDGEWWSPDGQRLDDAPYDELGTWSNEDRPYEIAVKISNPDLDLVARGPAGTSVTEVRAPGARSDQYPTTRGFVVSRIDDDTQAIDLQLGLAHGDWREVVHWTLDWTAVGTTVLNTTEPVVVTSPEQRGDAVVIDVSHAIMDRAVRLVSTDNAGNQHIASPQRRGRGGDVQSLRYTFDGLTLEQLDTLSVESRPYRWVEFRNVSLQPGHETEVEVEVVVGQADSVEGETDEEVSALEPEDDHRDAEPAFGLVIEHTIEPYGRSENDRLSFLDLDTGEQPMPKPDIREADSADFTRWAEDAGIDLIRNQQQPTHDAYPILTHRLLAFPVDDGAWDQYHPRTLVDFFNHLAHLEPATVGLLDAKGELPLTYRFKTRAGSVGVLQITGFTNTGGVQVQYKLVENYHHEVTGAAPDAALRDQVRSNAWPIRLTSEHPEGWVDFDAAAGAEDEPAEYRWSLEVDRDVTVLHGWASYGPDGSSRERVDSGGVIREPNRRTIPLMLDVAIEGDQLVLTGGTRRRIELPGMEPAADDEAAPMSLQTMGTRRRVPEGARLRMRTLPADQMIAAQEENYQTLWEGQWVRDGEVVRTIRYMVRVAAEPVFRMDEAERERPVRPLPDHAQGHDLPTDLDRPAFEDRRDFPTRFVTHLPLVEPNRDRFGTLLLLDLSPERFDVRHLSLQRHGLPVDASPEALAREAEAGDLYMPEANVLVTVRGAVVVPFESAERPRYRDANDLLAQMTRRDVAEQVQERIRSAERNQLHRVEVQEGEHLVLVRADGEAFFLLIGPLSQTEAGDNQQIRITSIPLGRLQEINAGGEPAEAHGHIRRHTLRPDEREMVITWQLDLPDHVRLVRGWYITDENGQLREHGGGGDQKLVDDVDHKTLSLRLGFGADELTFTATLRRDHADGPRRESSAYRTAIPPNATFQWQHLAEPTTLGTDEYVMLWRGQWLREGTVVKSVVYAARVAAVDEPIVGFFAQQDPVAGRVRSIAEIRRAAGAEGEVVYVLTHTDVLKTYALPADEVLMFSQLLGELADDLPNRWRAELVRSGPGEREARRRHLQPPIAPGGHQDVQLQAGDVILIGDGGLYRDHRTHVLQDRLEALQAQRELPGVNLAELNRRIARTQAVLDRLQGREAQ; encoded by the coding sequence ATGCAGCACCTTCTGCCCCTTCTGCTCGACGTTGCGATCAAGTCCACGGTGATCCTGCTGCTGGCGGCAATCGTCACCGCGCTGATGCGCCGCCACTCGGCCGCCGCCCGGCACACGGTCTGGACCGCGGCGATCGCGGCCGTGCTGGGGCTGCCGGTGCTGGCGTATTTGCTGCCGGGGCTGGCCGTGCTGCCGACGTTGCCGACCACTGTCGAGGTTGAACCGCACACCACCGACACCGCACCCACACCCTTCGCTGATGCGCCGGCGGCCGGCGACGATGGCAGCATCCTTGCCGACGCACCGCCACCCGCTGGCGATGGACGCTCCGTTCCGGCACCGGCAGGGCCAGCGGTTTCACCGACAGATGGTGCACAAGCGATCGACGATGCGCCCGCCGAGTCCGCCCCGATGACATTGGCCGAGGCAGAGCCAGCTTCGCCGACGTGGCGTGTGATGCTCGCCTGGCTGCCGTGGGTCTGGCTGGGCGGTGCGAGCTTTGCGCTGCTGCCGATCGTCTTCGGCGCTCTCGGCCTGATGCGACTCAAGCGGACCAGTCAGCCGATCACCGCCAGCAGCTGGCAGCACCTGTTGCGGGAACTGCAAGCAAAACTCAACCTGCAACGACCGGTGGTGCTTCGCCGCAGCCGGCAGCCGATCATGCCGATGACCTGGGGCTGCCTACCGGGGGTGCCTGCCACGGTGCTTGTGCCGGTGGACAGCGAAGACTGGTCGCCCCAGCGGCGGCGAGCCGTGCTGCTGCACGAACTGGCCCACGTCAAGCGTTACGACTGCCTGACGCAACTGCTCACACAGGTCGCCTGTGCCGTTTACTGGTTCAACCCGCTGATGTGGTACGCCGCCCACCGCATGCTCATCGAACGGGAGCGAGCCTGCGACGACCTCGTGCTCACACACGAGACGAAGGCCAGTGAGTACGCCCAGCACCTGCTGGACATCGCCACCGGCCCGCAAGCAGGTCTGTTCACCGCCCACGCCGGCATCGCCATGGCCCGCCGCAGCAAGCTCGATGGCCGACTCGTCGCCATCCTCGACCAGCACCGCAACCGCCGCGCGATGAGCCGGCTGGGCGTGGCGCTGACGATCACGCTCATCGGCGCGGTGGCGGTACCGGTGGCGATGCTGCAGGCGGATGTCGAGTCCGCGGAGAGCTCAGAACCGTTGGCCGAGGCGGACGAGCCACCGTACCGGGCGACCTTTATCGATGATGTGCACGTTGAACTTGTGGGTGTGGCGCAGAACTTCCGTCCCGACGATGGCGAATGGTGGTCGCCTGACGGACAGCGTCTGGATGACGCTCCTTATGATGAACTGGGAACATGGTCGAATGAGGACCGGCCTTACGAGATTGCGGTGAAGATCTCGAATCCAGACCTAGACCTCGTCGCACGGGGTCCCGCAGGCACAAGTGTCACAGAAGTGCGAGCGCCGGGGGCCAGATCGGACCAATACCCTACCACTCGCGGCTTTGTTGTTTCGCGAATTGACGATGATACGCAGGCTATCGACTTGCAACTGGGACTGGCCCACGGCGATTGGCGCGAAGTCGTGCATTGGACGCTCGATTGGACCGCTGTCGGAACAACCGTGCTGAACACCACCGAGCCGGTCGTCGTCACGTCGCCGGAGCAGCGTGGCGATGCGGTTGTCATCGACGTTTCTCATGCCATCATGGATCGAGCGGTCCGCCTTGTGTCCACTGACAACGCTGGAAATCAACACATTGCCTCACCGCAACGGCGTGGGCGCGGCGGAGATGTACAGAGCCTTCGCTATACCTTCGATGGCCTGACACTGGAGCAACTAGACACGCTTTCCGTTGAAAGCCGCCCCTATCGCTGGGTCGAGTTCCGCAACGTCTCGCTGCAGCCGGGGCACGAGACGGAGGTGGAGGTGGAGGTGGTGGTGGGACAGGCCGATTCGGTTGAAGGTGAGACGGATGAGGAGGTGTCAGCCCTGGAACCTGAGGATGACCACCGCGACGCCGAGCCCGCTTTCGGGCTGGTGATTGAACACACGATCGAACCCTACGGACGCAGTGAGAACGATCGTCTGAGTTTTCTCGATCTCGACACCGGCGAGCAACCGATGCCCAAGCCGGACATTCGCGAGGCCGACTCGGCGGACTTCACACGATGGGCGGAGGATGCGGGTATCGACCTGATCCGCAACCAGCAGCAACCGACACATGATGCCTATCCAATTCTCACCCATCGGCTTCTGGCGTTTCCGGTGGATGACGGTGCGTGGGATCAGTATCACCCGCGAACGCTTGTCGATTTCTTCAATCATCTGGCCCACCTTGAGCCGGCGACCGTCGGCCTGCTTGATGCCAAAGGTGAGTTGCCGCTCACCTACCGCTTCAAGACCCGCGCCGGCTCGGTTGGCGTGCTCCAGATCACCGGCTTCACCAACACCGGCGGCGTGCAGGTGCAGTACAAGCTGGTGGAGAATTACCATCATGAGGTAACAGGAGCAGCCCCGGACGCGGCATTGCGAGACCAGGTTCGCTCAAACGCCTGGCCCATCCGCCTGACCAGCGAACATCCCGAGGGGTGGGTGGATTTCGACGCGGCGGCGGGAGCGGAGGATGAGCCTGCCGAATATCGCTGGTCGCTGGAGGTGGATCGTGATGTGACGGTGCTGCATGGTTGGGCCAGCTATGGGCCCGACGGCTCGAGCAGGGAACGCGTCGACAGCGGCGGCGTCATCCGCGAGCCGAACCGGCGGACGATCCCGCTGATGCTGGACGTGGCGATCGAGGGCGACCAACTCGTGTTGACCGGCGGGACGCGTCGTCGCATCGAGCTGCCGGGCATGGAACCGGCGGCTGATGACGAGGCAGCGCCCATGTCATTGCAAACGATGGGCACGCGGCGGCGTGTGCCCGAAGGTGCCCGACTTCGCATGCGGACCTTGCCAGCCGATCAGATGATCGCAGCGCAGGAAGAGAATTACCAGACGCTGTGGGAAGGCCAATGGGTGCGGGACGGCGAGGTGGTGCGGACGATCCGCTACATGGTGCGGGTGGCGGCGGAGCCGGTGTTTCGCATGGACGAAGCGGAGCGGGAGCGTCCGGTGCGGCCGCTGCCGGATCACGCTCAAGGTCACGATTTACCAACGGACCTTGATCGACCGGCATTTGAAGATCGGCGGGACTTTCCCACAAGGTTCGTCACACATCTGCCGCTGGTGGAGCCGAATCGCGACCGCTTCGGCACGCTGCTGTTGCTGGACCTTTCGCCGGAGCGGTTCGACGTGCGTCACCTGAGCCTGCAACGGCACGGCCTGCCGGTAGATGCGTCGCCCGAGGCCTTGGCGCGTGAAGCCGAGGCCGGCGATCTTTACATGCCCGAAGCGAACGTGCTGGTGACGGTGCGCGGGGCGGTCGTGGTGCCGTTCGAGTCGGCGGAGCGTCCGCGCTATCGCGACGCCAACGATCTGCTCGCTCAGATGACGCGCCGTGATGTGGCCGAGCAAGTGCAGGAGCGGATTCGGTCGGCGGAACGAAACCAGTTGCATCGTGTGGAAGTCCAGGAGGGGGAACACCTGGTGCTGGTGCGTGCGGATGGCGAAGCTTTTTTCCTGCTCATTGGCCCATTGAGTCAGACAGAGGCGGGCGACAACCAGCAAATTCGCATCACCAGCATTCCGCTTGGTCGACTGCAGGAGATCAATGCGGGGGGCGAGCCCGCCGAGGCTCATGGTCACATTCGCCGCCACACGCTGAGGCCGGACGAGCGTGAGATGGTGATCACGTGGCAGCTCGATCTGCCCGACCATGTGCGGCTCGTCCGTGGCTGGTACATCACCGATGAGAACGGGCAGTTGCGCGAGCACGGCGGCGGCGGTGATCAGAAACTTGTCGATGACGTGGATCACAAGACGCTGAGCCTTCGTCTCGGCTTCGGAGCCGACGAACTGACCTTCACCGCCACCCTGCGGCGGGATCACGCGGACGGCCCACGGCGTGAAAGCTCGGCTTATCGCACGGCGATCCCGCCGAACGCCACGTTCCAGTGGCAGCACCTGGCGGAGCCGACCACGCTGGGGACGGACGAGTACGTGATGCTCTGGCGCGGACAGTGGCTGCGCGAAGGGACCGTGGTCAAGAGCGTCGTCTACGCGGCACGGGTGGCGGCGGTGGATGAGCCGATCGTCGGCTTCTTCGCCCAGCAGGACCCGGTGGCCGGTCGGGTGCGCTCGATCGCGGAGATTCGCAGAGCCGCTGGAGCGGAGGGAGAAGTTGTTTATGTACTCACCCACACGGATGTGTTGAAGACCTACGCGTTGCCGGCCGATGAGGTGTTGATGTTCTCGCAATTGCTGGGTGAACTGGCTGACGATCTGCCGAATCGCTGGCGGGCCGAGTTGGTGCGCAGTGGACCGGGCGAACGGGAGGCGCGGCGGCGGCATCTTCAGCCTCCAATCGCGCCCGGCGGTCATCAGGATGTGCAACTTCAGGCCGGCGACGTGATTCTGATTGGGGACGGTGGGTTGTACCGCGACCACCGGACTCACGTCCTGCAGGATCGGTTGGAGGCGTTGCAGGCTCAGCGTGAACTGCCTGGCGTGAATCTTGCGGAATTGAACCGGCGTATCGCCCGGACGCAGGCGGTGCTCGACCGTTTGCAAGGTCGTGAAGCGCAGTAG